Proteins encoded within one genomic window of Candidatus Paracaedimonas acanthamoebae:
- a CDS encoding DNA-3-methyladenine glycosylase I codes for MPQHEDRVLYEFLILESMQAGLSWRTILQKRENYPQGYQGVDPLRISQFGYQEIEEMLQNQDIIPHRGKLEASLKATKIFLEIQKEHGSFATYLWNFADGKTIHNHRTSLSEIPVTTALSEQLRKDLKKRVIWEAFFAVRRKDFFYLFCIS; via the coding sequence GTGCCTCAGCATGAAGACCGGGTTCTATATGAATTCCTTATTTTAGAAAGTATGCAAGCCGGATTAAGTTGGCGGACAATTTTACAAAAACGCGAGAATTATCCCCAAGGTTATCAAGGTGTTGATCCCTTAAGAATCAGTCAATTTGGATACCAAGAAATTGAGGAAATGCTTCAAAATCAGGACATCATTCCGCATCGTGGAAAGCTAGAAGCCTCTTTAAAGGCTACAAAAATTTTTCTGGAGATTCAAAAAGAGCATGGCAGCTTTGCAACTTATCTTTGGAACTTTGCTGATGGAAAAACTATTCATAATCATCGGACATCTTTGAGCGAGATTCCTGTCACCACGGCTTTGTCAGAACAACTCCGTAAAGATTTAAAGAAACGCGTTATATGGGAGGCGTTTTTTGCGGTGAGGAGAAAGGATTTTTTTTACCTTTTTTGCATTTCTTAA